Below is a genomic region from Pseudomonadota bacterium.
CAGCAAAACACGGCGCGTGCTCGTTGCAGGTGCTCGACACGTACTGCTGAGTACGCCTGCGCGCCTTCCACTGCGCGCCACCCCGTGTTTTGCTGCCTCTCGGCGCCCTCGCGACGAACACTCACGAATAATCCAGGCTAGGCATCGTGAGTTTGCCGCACCTCTGTGGATGGGTAGCTGGGGACTGGTGGGGCGTGAATGGTGGGTCGTGCTGGGCTCGAACCAGCGACCAGCGGATTAAAAGCCCGGGCGCGAGAGCCATGATAAGTAACTGAAAAGTTTCTAGAATTGCCGGCACTTCGCGTCCAAAACGCTGTACTTTGAGACGGTTGTAAGTCTCTGTTTTTCCGAGCCTGATGAGAGTCGTTTTGGACACTCACCGACCCATCAGGCACTGGCGTCGGGAGCCAACCGCGGTAGTAGCGTTGCACAAAACTTAAGCGTGGCTTAATTTATGTGCATGAGCCAGCCAGCCGCAACGTCCCCCGACTGGGATCAGCTATTCGAGATCGCTGCCGCCCAGGACGGGCTCTTTACAACGCAGCAAGCCTCTCAGGCGGGCTACTCGCCGCAGCTGCTCGCGCACCATCTCGACGCCGGGCGCATGATCCGCGTCAGGCGAGGTGTATACCGACTCGTTCATTTTCCCGCTGGCGATCATGAAGATCTAACGGCAGTCTGGCTGTGGTCTGAGCAGCAGGGCACCTTCTCTCACCAGACAGCACTCGCCCTGCACGATCTGTCCGACGTATTGCCCGCTCGAATGCACCTAACGCTTCCCCAAGCGTGGCGTAAACGTCGTCTCCGCGTGCCTGATGGTGTGGTGCTGCACTATGGAGACGTCGGCAAGGGCGAGCGGCGCTGGTTCGGCCCGGTTCCGGTGACCGCGCCGCTGCGTACGCTCAAGGACTGCGCCGCTGAGCACGTCCCCCCGGAACAACTCCGCGGTGCGGCTCTCGATGCCCTCGATCGCGGGCTGGTTGTGCGAGAGGAACTTACGGCTGTCGAGAAGCAGCTTGAGCCCTTTGGCGGGCTGGTACCGTGACCCGCGGGTACCATACTGCTGCGGCCTTCAAGCAGGCGCTGGAGCAACGGCTACGAACTGCCTCAACGTCAGGCATCGACTTCGCTCGGCGTCGCCAGCTCGTGGTGTTCGATCGCTTTCTTGCGCGCATCGCCATCGAGTTCGGGGATGCGGTGGCGCTGAAGGGCGGTCTAGCCGTAGAGCTCCGCGTTGAGCGGGCACGAACGACTACCGACGTCGATCTCCGTCTGTTGGGCTCGCCCGCCAACATCCTTCCCCAACTTGCGTCCGCCGCCAGGCGTGACTTGGGTGATTTCATGACGTTCACGATCCGGGAGCACCCCCAGCACCCAGAGATACAGAACGACAGGATGCGTTACGAAGGTGTTCGCTTTCGAGCCGAGTGCGGCCTTGCCGGTAAGGTCTACGGCCGGCCTTTTGGCGTTGATGTCGCGTTCGGTGATCCGATCCTCGGGGAGCCGGAGACAATGGTGGCGCAGGATACGCTAGCGTTTGCGGCCATCGCGCCGCCCGTCCTTCGCGTGTATCCAGT
It encodes:
- a CDS encoding nucleotidyl transferase AbiEii/AbiGii toxin family protein, translated to MTRGYHTAAAFKQALEQRLRTASTSGIDFARRRQLVVFDRFLARIAIEFGDAVALKGGLAVELRVERARTTTDVDLRLLGSPANILPQLASAARRDLGDFMTFTIREHPQHPEIQNDRMRYEGVRFRAECGLAGKVYGRPFGVDVAFGDPILGEPETMVAQDTLAFAAIAPPVLRVYPVETHIAEKLHAYTMPRFRPNSRVKDLPDLILIATAGAVEATRLRTAIDQTFGFRGTHEVPDSLPAPPATWQGPYATIAEEDQLKWGTLDEAYDAAKAFLDPVLAGVSGSQWDPANWSWNGDVEG
- a CDS encoding type IV toxin-antitoxin system AbiEi family antitoxin domain-containing protein, whose amino-acid sequence is MSQPAATSPDWDQLFEIAAAQDGLFTTQQASQAGYSPQLLAHHLDAGRMIRVRRGVYRLVHFPAGDHEDLTAVWLWSEQQGTFSHQTALALHDLSDVLPARMHLTLPQAWRKRRLRVPDGVVLHYGDVGKGERRWFGPVPVTAPLRTLKDCAAEHVPPEQLRGAALDALDRGLVVREELTAVEKQLEPFGGLVP